From the Sebastes fasciatus isolate fSebFas1 chromosome 3, fSebFas1.pri, whole genome shotgun sequence genome, one window contains:
- the fgg gene encoding fibrinogen gamma chain has translation MAPSLLATAGGLLLLFSFSSAQTRGDNVATCTPNDGFGKYCPTTCGVADYMLRYVDHVDKDLDDLQQTLETIANFTKETEEKVVFMKESTTSLQKSVQPDEYYKKSSSMLDDVHRFEKTIINQEQQIFDLQNLIASNENRMSDLKQLSILLQQKCSEPCKDSVEIQPLTGSDCQDIANKGATVSGLYYVRPASATEQFLVYCEIDSFGRGFTVIQRRRDGSVDFYKDWIQYKNGFGYLSPDDTTEFWLGNEKIHLLTPTTTTMPTVLRIEMVDWAGVKKYADYTMFRVGPEIDMYRLTYGYYLGGDAGDAFDGFDHGDDPSDKFYTSHNGMQFSTFDKDNDKFDGNCAQQDGSGWWMNRCHAAHLNGKYYQGGVYSAKDAGDAGFDNGITWVTWHDRWYSLKETTMKIIPLNRITAGGQQSGVKEFSGLEVNK, from the exons ATGGCTCCATCCCTTCTTGCAACGGCAGGAGGACTTCTGTTGCTTTTCTCCTTCTCATCAGCA caaaCCAGAGGAGACAACGTGGCAACATGCACCCCAAATGACGGCTTT GGAAAGTACTGTCCCACAACATGTGGAGTGGCTGATTACATGCTGAGGTATGTGGACCATGTGGACAAAGATTTGGATGATTTGCAACAGACACTTGAAACAATTGCCAATTTCACCAAGGAGACCGAAGAAAAAGTTGTCTTCATGAAAGAATCTACTACTTCACTTCAAAAGAGTGTCCAGCCAG ACGAATACTACAAAAAATCGTCAAGTATGCTGGATGATGTTCATCGATTTGAAAAGACCATCATCAACCAGGAACAGCAAATATT TGATCTTCAGAATTTAATTGCATCCAACGAGAATAGAATGTCAGACTTGAAACAACTCTCCATTCTGCTACAGCAGAAATGCAGCGAGCCCTGCAAAGACTCGGTTGAGATCCAGCCCCTCACAGgatcag ACTGCCAGGATATTGCAAACAAAGGTGCCACCGTCAGTGGTCTTTATTATGTGAGGCCAGCGAGTGCCACTGAGCAGTTCCTGGTCTACTGTGAGATTGACAGCTTTGGACGCGGCTTCACAGTGATACAGAGG AGACGTGACGGCAGCGTGGACTTCTACAAGGACTGGATCCAGTACAAGAATGGCTTTGGCTATCTCTCACCAGACGACACCACGGAGTTCTGGCTCGGTAACGAGAAGATCCACCTGCTGACACCCACTACTACAACCATGCCGACTGTGCTGAGGATAGAGATGGTTGACTGGGCGGGCGTCAAAAa GTACGCCGACTACACCATGTTCAGAGTTGGGCCAGAGATCGACATGTACCGTCTGACGTACGGCTACTACCTTGGCGGTGATGCCGGAGATGCGTTCGATGGCTTCGACCACGGTGACGACCCCAGCGACAAGTTCTACACGTCTCACAATGGCATGCAGTTCAGCACCTTCGACAAGGACAATGACAAGTTTGATGGCAACTGTGCTCAGCAGGACGGCTCCGGCTGGTGGATGAACAGATGTCACGCTGCACATTTGAACGGCAAATACTATCAGG GTGGCGTGTACTCAGCAAAGGACGCAGGTGACGCAGGCTTTGACAACGGCATCACTTGGGTCACATGGCACGACCGCTGGTACTCCCTGAAGGAGACCACCATGAAGATCATTCCCCTCAACCGCATCACAGCAGGCGGTCAGCAGTCTGGCGTGAAAGAGTTTAGCGGACTTGAAGTTAATAAGTAG